From the Ruminiclostridium josui JCM 17888 genome, one window contains:
- a CDS encoding PEP-utilizing enzyme yields the protein MKLICQGKSVTQGTVVGTALVVTDIDSAINNTDKNTILILDNSDPIYCLLIMKAGGVIIKEGGVLAHSCLLAMEIGVPCITQVGRETMINNGQTVYLDAGAGNVYEC from the coding sequence ATGAAACTAATATGTCAGGGCAAGTCGGTAACGCAAGGTACAGTAGTTGGCACTGCTCTTGTTGTTACTGATATTGATTCAGCTATTAACAACACTGATAAAAATACAATACTTATATTAGATAACAGTGATCCAATATATTGTCTTCTCATTATGAAAGCTGGAGGCGTGATTATTAAAGAAGGCGGAGTTCTGGCACATTCATGCCTTTTGGCTATGGAAATTGGGGTACCATGTATTACTCAGGTGGGTCGTGAAACAATGATTAATAATGGACAAACTGTTTATCTGGACGCAGGAGCTGGTAATGTATATGAATGTTAA
- a CDS encoding PHP domain-containing protein, giving the protein MRIDMHVHTTESDGRIEINNLINLCKSRDVTAIGLADHWKTKRYSKDFFVDDIHQYIAKCTTLKQAAANMGINVYIGLEVDFSGKYGFDISHGDLEDFNMLDYILFEYVDTEKEDWGTVDGKSILELFKIREYLTVPVGLAHNNFARNFSDNIENIVKEMSERNIFLELCEGEPLGQKKVDASTLKKLLALKKNMSDLDIYKGEKAINRQKHMTGDQYYFETFPDEFWEYVQKYGLKLSLGTDCHSGTSFGKCTRAEKILEKYQLFHQLIFNTGMILRT; this is encoded by the coding sequence ATGAGAATAGATATGCATGTCCATACGACTGAATCAGATGGAAGAATTGAAATTAATAATTTAATAAATTTATGTAAAAGTCGAGATGTGACTGCTATAGGTCTTGCAGATCATTGGAAAACAAAGCGATACTCAAAGGATTTTTTTGTTGATGATATTCATCAGTATATAGCTAAGTGCACAACTCTAAAGCAGGCAGCAGCCAATATGGGTATAAATGTTTATATAGGTCTGGAAGTTGATTTTTCAGGGAAATATGGTTTTGACATCTCACATGGAGATTTAGAAGACTTTAATATGTTGGACTATATCCTTTTTGAATATGTTGACACGGAAAAAGAAGACTGGGGAACAGTAGACGGCAAATCTATATTGGAGCTGTTTAAAATACGTGAATACTTGACAGTTCCAGTAGGTCTGGCTCATAACAACTTTGCTCGTAACTTTTCAGATAATATAGAGAATATTGTGAAGGAAATGAGTGAAAGAAATATTTTCTTGGAATTATGTGAAGGAGAACCTTTAGGACAAAAAAAAGTTGATGCATCAACACTTAAAAAATTGTTAGCACTTAAAAAGAATATGAGTGATTTAGATATTTATAAGGGCGAAAAAGCTATAAACAGACAGAAGCATATGACAGGGGATCAGTATTATTTTGAGACTTTTCCCGATGAGTTTTGGGAATATGTGCAAAAGTATGGTCTTAAACTTTCTCTTGGTACAGATTGTCATTCTGGGACTAGTTTTGGTAAATGTACAAGGGCAGAAAAAATCCTGGAAAAGTACCAATTATTCCATCAGTTGATTTTTAATACGGGAATGATTTTACGTACATAG
- a CDS encoding U32 family peptidase, translated as MDNFKPNLSIGFNGKVDDLRELISTGANIESVYSGGLRNVIAGGRPQYADSLTELSECISLAHQNGLRYEIALNAPCGLHDKSDTNWWSQIENYLLNLEEVGVDRIVASHPFLISLVKRKTHMETVVSTICEIAEARMARYYEEMGADIIIPSMNVNYRLEKLYEIKNTLKSAKIRLMVNEHCLGDCPWRRFHHSHYAHSNTERDYHINCKRKFLENPYFCLTNNAIRPEDLIHYKQITDNFKIVGRLVSIACLTDRVKAYSSQSYNGNFVFLQDENLSQYINVRNQELNELFESKTRCKFNCGECTKCKSIFEKASVFSNVM; from the coding sequence ATGGATAATTTTAAACCAAATCTATCAATAGGATTTAATGGTAAAGTCGATGACTTAAGGGAATTGATTAGCACTGGCGCTAATATTGAAAGTGTATATTCCGGCGGTTTGCGGAATGTCATAGCAGGAGGGCGCCCGCAATATGCTGATAGCTTGACTGAGTTATCCGAATGCATATCATTGGCACATCAGAATGGGTTACGTTATGAAATTGCTTTAAATGCTCCATGTGGGTTGCATGATAAAAGCGATACCAATTGGTGGTCACAGATAGAGAACTATTTGCTAAATCTTGAAGAGGTAGGGGTGGATCGTATTGTTGCCAGTCATCCATTCTTGATTTCATTAGTAAAAAGAAAAACTCATATGGAAACAGTAGTATCTACTATTTGTGAAATTGCAGAAGCGAGAATGGCAAGATATTATGAGGAAATGGGAGCAGACATTATTATTCCGTCTATGAATGTTAATTATCGCTTAGAAAAGCTTTACGAAATAAAGAATACTTTAAAGAGTGCCAAAATACGTTTAATGGTAAATGAACATTGTTTGGGGGATTGTCCTTGGCGCAGATTCCATCATTCTCATTATGCTCATTCAAACACTGAACGTGATTATCATATAAACTGTAAACGTAAATTTTTGGAAAACCCTTATTTTTGTTTAACAAACAATGCCATAAGACCAGAGGACTTAATTCATTATAAGCAAATTACAGATAATTTTAAAATAGTAGGAAGGCTAGTGTCAATTGCATGTCTCACAGATAGAGTTAAAGCTTATAGTTCTCAGAGTTATAATGGAAATTTTGTTTTCTTACAAGACGAAAATCTTTCCCAATATATAAATGTGAGAAACCAAGAGCTTAACGAACTTTTTGAAAGTAAGACCAGATGTAAATTCAACTGTGGTGAATGCACTAAATGTAAGTCAATATTTGAAAAAGCCTCCGTATTTTCAAATGTAATGTAA
- a CDS encoding acyl carrier protein, which yields MDSEMIKQSLFKALSACSFFEQLNAESGGINENTSLINDLKIESIQLLEYIIQIEKHLEKTIDFDDLSIESLDTISGLAEELMRPGVLV from the coding sequence ATGGATAGTGAAATGATAAAGCAAAGTTTATTTAAAGCCTTATCGGCCTGTAGCTTTTTTGAACAACTAAATGCGGAAAGTGGAGGAATTAATGAAAATACTTCATTGATTAATGATTTAAAAATTGAATCTATTCAGTTGTTGGAGTATATAATCCAAATTGAAAAACACCTTGAGAAAACAATTGACTTTGATGATCTTTCAATTGAAAGCCTTGATACTATCAGTGGGCTGGCAGAAGAATTAATGAGACCAGGTGTGTTGGTATGA
- a CDS encoding class I SAM-dependent methyltransferase yields MINSNQERHSYIFLCFLDYLFSKNIIDKQDFIDFCESYDIRNYEKIFSRDEAASRSSNHEMHPGGAEATLRLAEMAGITKDMSVLDAGSGHGGAARILAEKYTETMITGIDNDPIRVIDAIFRSKDEIYKNLKFTQGNAYKMTFQDNYFDVIIRQHAVYGGLEEDFLSECNRVLKSKGKIAFQGTLCSKKLKATKTEMADYSYEEYCNLLTRHGFRIIETEIEKASSQLLSSISDHSSSYYFLVKNGIIIGADIVAEKID; encoded by the coding sequence ATGATAAATTCAAATCAAGAAAGGCATTCTTACATATTTTTATGTTTTTTAGACTATCTGTTTAGTAAGAATATTATTGATAAGCAGGACTTTATAGATTTCTGTGAGTCTTATGATATCAGAAATTATGAAAAGATATTTAGTCGGGATGAGGCAGCTTCTAGGTCGTCAAACCATGAGATGCATCCGGGTGGTGCAGAGGCAACCTTAAGACTTGCCGAAATGGCAGGAATAACTAAGGATATGTCAGTGCTGGATGCAGGTAGTGGACACGGTGGAGCAGCACGTATACTGGCTGAAAAATATACAGAAACAATGATTACTGGCATTGACAATGACCCAATACGAGTCATAGACGCTATATTTCGCTCGAAAGATGAAATCTATAAAAATCTGAAGTTTACTCAGGGTAATGCTTATAAAATGACTTTTCAAGATAATTACTTTGATGTAATTATTCGCCAGCATGCGGTCTACGGTGGCTTGGAAGAGGATTTTTTGTCTGAATGTAATCGTGTTTTAAAGAGTAAAGGTAAGATTGCTTTTCAAGGAACGCTTTGCAGCAAAAAATTAAAAGCAACCAAAACTGAAATGGCTGATTATTCATATGAAGAGTATTGTAATTTACTGACTCGTCACGGCTTTCGTATTATCGAAACAGAGATAGAAAAAGCATCTTCTCAATTATTATCAAGCATCTCCGATCATAGTTCCAGTTATTACTTTTTAGTTAAAAACGGAATTATCATTGGGGCAGATATTGTTGCTGAAAAGATAGATTAA
- a CDS encoding acyl carrier protein, whose amino-acid sequence MSTVNASDIRKLIDQVNFRGIEYSNEDSLFDIGILDSLKTTQLILLIEKNLNINIDPAELEIENFENVDLLVTYINQRVG is encoded by the coding sequence ATGTCAACGGTTAATGCAAGTGATATTAGAAAACTCATTGACCAGGTTAACTTTAGAGGTATTGAATACAGTAACGAGGATTCACTATTTGACATCGGAATCCTAGATTCACTTAAGACAACGCAATTAATTTTGCTCATTGAAAAAAATTTGAACATTAATATAGATCCGGCAGAATTGGAGATAGAAAACTTCGAAAATGTTGATTTGCTGGTTACTTATATTAATCAGAGGGTTGGATAA
- a CDS encoding coproporphyrinogen-III oxidase family protein has product MNKYNLRRDIPISIYPPIMLYNKKDVKHVFEPIMRGSNKASLYIHIPFCPKKCDFCYFTSLTAGMSKVNAYVDKLCEEMEYIGSKEAIKDKVIDSIYIGGGTPTYISEESFLKLFSSIREHFNLSSDIEINVEVRPGNEATLEKLKVLKSAGANRVSIGMQSFDDTVLRANGRNCSVKDGIELINRLNQAEFDNYNIDIMSGMLMETEESWNYTINQLLKFSPTNVTVYKMQLYENSKLTQYCRENGIETMTEEQELSFIRHFYDVLMRNGYELMSSTYSFSKGPQYVSKYRQYRNSGEDLIALGIASNGILNGCVYQKTYDMNSYMSNNFEPTSAYRMPNDEIILRGIILGMKCGKIDREKFTEKYKVEPYEYFTQFKELESRGFVDVTPSLIKVRYDLIFFIDDLIRTFFMPEKIKDMENLMLKYKNFDFGGIKNG; this is encoded by the coding sequence ATGAATAAATATAATTTGCGCAGGGATATTCCTATAAGTATTTATCCTCCTATTATGCTTTATAATAAGAAGGATGTTAAACATGTTTTTGAGCCGATAATGAGAGGGAGTAACAAAGCTAGTTTATACATACACATTCCATTTTGTCCTAAGAAATGTGACTTTTGCTACTTTACATCATTAACTGCTGGTATGAGTAAAGTAAATGCTTATGTCGACAAGCTATGTGAAGAAATGGAATATATAGGCTCAAAAGAAGCAATTAAGGATAAAGTGATTGATTCTATCTATATAGGTGGTGGAACACCAACTTACATTTCCGAAGAATCCTTTTTGAAGCTATTTAGCAGTATTCGCGAACATTTTAATTTATCTAGTGACATAGAGATTAACGTTGAAGTTCGCCCCGGTAATGAAGCAACATTAGAAAAACTTAAAGTATTAAAAAGTGCTGGAGCAAATCGTGTAAGTATTGGAATGCAAAGTTTTGATGATACTGTGCTGCGAGCTAATGGAAGAAATTGTTCTGTTAAAGATGGCATTGAACTTATTAACAGGTTAAATCAAGCTGAGTTTGATAATTACAATATTGACATTATGTCCGGTATGCTGATGGAGACCGAGGAATCATGGAACTATACCATTAATCAACTGCTTAAGTTTAGCCCTACAAATGTCACTGTATACAAAATGCAGCTATATGAAAATAGCAAGTTAACACAGTATTGCCGTGAAAATGGTATCGAAACTATGACAGAAGAACAGGAGCTATCTTTTATTAGACATTTCTACGATGTTCTCATGAGGAATGGTTATGAGCTTATGTCCAGTACATATAGCTTTTCAAAAGGACCTCAATATGTATCAAAATACAGACAGTATAGGAATTCAGGAGAAGACCTTATTGCATTGGGAATAGCTTCAAATGGAATTCTAAACGGATGTGTATATCAAAAGACCTACGATATGAATTCCTATATGAGCAATAATTTTGAACCTACAAGTGCTTATAGAATGCCTAATGATGAAATTATATTACGTGGTATTATTCTTGGAATGAAGTGCGGAAAAATAGATCGTGAGAAATTTACAGAGAAATATAAAGTAGAGCCCTATGAATATTTTACGCAATTTAAGGAATTGGAGAGCCGTGGTTTTGTGGATGTTACACCGTCCTTAATAAAGGTACGTTATGATTTAATATTCTTTATCGACGACTTAATTAGAACCTTCTTTATGCCGGAGAAAATTAAAGATATGGAGAATCTTATGTTAAAGTACAAAAACTTTGATTTTGGAGGGATAAAAAATGGATAG